In one window of Mercurialis annua linkage group LG4, ddMerAnnu1.2, whole genome shotgun sequence DNA:
- the LOC126679237 gene encoding 60S ribosomal protein L21-1: protein MPAGHGLRSRTRDLFARPFRKKGYIPLTTYLRTFKIGDYVDVKVNGAIHKGMPHKFYHGRTGRVWNVTKRAVGVEVNKQVGNRIIKKRIHVRVEHLQQSRCTEELRLRKIKNDELKAEAKLRGEVISTKRRPEGPKPGFMVGGATIETVTPIPYDVVNDLKGGY, encoded by the exons ATGCCGGCAGGTCACGGTCTCCGATCAAGAACCAGGGATCTCTTCGCCAGGCCCTTCAGGAAGAAGGGTTACATCCCCTTAACTACCTACCTTAGGACCTTCAAAATCGGCGACTATGTGGACGTGAAGGTTAACGGCGCCATCCACAAGGGCATGCCCCATAAATTTTACCATGGCCGCACTGGCCGTGTCTGGAACGTCACCAAGCGTGCCGTCGGCGTGGAGGTTAACAAGCAG GTTGGTAACAGGATCATTAAGAAGAGGATCCATGTTAGAGTCGAGCACCTCCAGCAATCAAGGTGCACCGAAGAGTTGCGGCTGAGGAAGATTAAGAACGATGAGTTGAAGGCAGAGGCTAAGCTAAGAGGTGAGGTCATCAGTACTAAGAGACGCCCTGAGGGTCCTAAACCAGGTTTCATGGTTGGAGGTGCTACAATTGAGACCGTCACCCCCATTCCCTATGATGTTGTTAACGACCTCAAGGGAGGTTATTAG